A genome region from Streptomyces xanthophaeus includes the following:
- a CDS encoding glycosyltransferase: protein MSEDLWHLHAPVDAELTAPKTPTGTVTLIIPTFNESGNITELLRRLGEALPGHLPCEVLFVDDSTDDTPAVIEKAAADHPFPVSVLHRETADGGLGGAVVEGIKRADTDWIVVMDADLQHPPHLVPELVGEGMRTGADLVVASRYISGGSRAGLAGSYRIAVSRAATWLTKGLFPRALRGISDPMSGFFAMRRSVVTAEALKPLGYKILLELAVRCGPGKVAEVPFVFQDRYAGESKSTAREGMRFLSHLASLRSAAPLARMIGFGLIGLSGFVPNLAALWLLTHAGMHYLPAEIVANQAGVLWNFLLIETLLFRDRRRHRHWADRVGRFALLANADLLLRIPLIAVFVAELGMEVLPATALALVTTFVLRFAATEALVYLPRHNRS from the coding sequence ATGAGCGAGGACCTGTGGCACCTCCATGCCCCGGTCGATGCGGAGCTCACCGCTCCGAAGACCCCGACCGGCACCGTGACCCTCATCATCCCGACCTTCAACGAGTCCGGGAACATCACCGAGTTGCTGCGCCGGCTCGGTGAGGCGCTGCCCGGCCACCTGCCCTGCGAGGTGCTGTTCGTGGACGACTCCACGGACGACACCCCCGCCGTCATCGAGAAGGCCGCCGCCGACCACCCCTTCCCCGTGTCGGTCCTGCACCGGGAGACGGCCGACGGCGGGCTCGGCGGCGCCGTCGTCGAGGGGATCAAGCGCGCGGACACCGACTGGATCGTCGTCATGGACGCCGACCTCCAGCACCCGCCCCACCTCGTCCCCGAGCTCGTCGGCGAGGGCATGCGCACCGGCGCCGACCTCGTCGTCGCCTCCCGCTACATCAGCGGCGGGAGCCGGGCCGGGCTCGCCGGGAGTTACCGCATCGCCGTCTCCCGCGCCGCGACCTGGCTGACGAAGGGGCTCTTCCCGCGCGCCCTGCGCGGGATCAGCGACCCGATGAGCGGCTTCTTCGCGATGCGCCGCTCCGTCGTCACCGCCGAGGCCCTGAAGCCGCTGGGCTACAAGATCCTGCTGGAGCTGGCGGTGCGCTGCGGTCCCGGCAAGGTCGCCGAGGTGCCGTTCGTCTTCCAGGACCGCTATGCGGGGGAGTCGAAGTCCACCGCCCGCGAGGGCATGCGCTTCCTCTCCCACCTCGCCTCGCTGCGCTCGGCCGCCCCGCTGGCCCGCATGATCGGCTTCGGTCTGATCGGGCTCTCCGGCTTCGTCCCGAACCTGGCCGCGCTGTGGCTGCTCACCCATGCGGGGATGCACTACCTGCCGGCCGAGATCGTCGCCAACCAGGCGGGGGTCCTGTGGAACTTCCTCCTCATCGAGACCCTGCTCTTCCGCGACCGGCGCCGGCACCGTCACTGGGCGGACCGGGTGGGGCGCTTCGCGCTGCTCGCCAACGCCGATCTGCTGCTGCGCATTCCGCTGATCGCGGTGTTCGTCGCCGAGCTCGGGATGGAGGTGCTGCCCGCCACCGCCCTTGCCCTGGTCACGACCTTCGTCCTGCGGTTCGCGGCCACGGAGGCCCTCGTCTATCTGCCGCGCCACAACAGGAGCTGA
- a CDS encoding galactose oxidase-like domain-containing protein, producing MRLTIRRRAGRRAALLAVGAMTASLLLTAPQQATAGPPNLLSNPGFETAGAAGSDMPSCWSRSGWGDNDFTFATVADAHGGTKAMKVSLTRRVDGDRKALVTENSTCAPTVTPGRQYDLSAWYKSNTPDVSVTVFRRDTTAGWQYWTDLQNPPVSAAWARTEVRTPAVPPGTDKIAWGLSVYGVGTLTTDDYALEEVGAVPPQPACSGTAEECAKGKWQVIPAQNPVRSMHAVVLKNGKVLLIAGSGNDIAQFNAGTFTSAVYDPANGSFRTIPTPVDMFCSGHVQLADGRVLVMSGNKGYPSADGKIGYQGLKDSYTFDPATEKYTRTNDMNGGHWYPSATILGNGDVISFGGLKEDSTGNVTAEKFSAAQNKWLPMNEVNQTWSYWGLYPSMILMQDGRLFYSGSHTFGNGTQGTGASIYDYGANTITDVPGLRNKDERDESASVLLPPAQDQRVLTIGGGNNERNPAANRLTDIIDLKQPSPAYTAGPPIPQGLVDQGQGKRPQTGAEGKMFVSAVLLPDGKVLETGGGLHDRADPVFEASFFDPATNTYQPGLATDPIPRTYHSASFLMPDGRVMSVGDNPGNGTYNHNVSIYTPPYLFKGARPQITSVIDTQWVYGDTQRITVNRPVAKAELIRPAAVTHSSDPNQRFVDLPMTVDGNNIDLNVTSNPNLAPPGWYMLFAVDANGIPSIATWVHLGGPSALAATQEQPSAHEHTFADKLGPAKENPAERDSAPVAPSVAGCDRHYGTVNVCVPTRFPAEVQATAKARCDWLASHKYPKRLKVNGSDPLRLDPDRDGYAC from the coding sequence ATGCGTCTGACGATCCGGCGGAGGGCCGGGAGGCGGGCCGCCCTGCTCGCCGTCGGGGCGATGACCGCGAGCCTGCTGCTCACCGCACCGCAGCAGGCCACGGCCGGTCCGCCCAATCTGCTCTCCAATCCCGGTTTCGAGACCGCCGGAGCCGCCGGCTCCGACATGCCGTCCTGCTGGTCCAGGTCCGGCTGGGGCGACAACGACTTCACCTTCGCCACCGTCGCCGACGCGCACGGCGGCACCAAGGCGATGAAGGTCTCGCTCACCCGCCGCGTGGACGGCGACCGCAAGGCGCTGGTCACGGAGAACAGCACCTGCGCCCCGACCGTCACGCCGGGCAGGCAGTACGACCTGTCCGCCTGGTACAAGTCGAACACCCCGGACGTGTCGGTGACCGTGTTCCGCCGTGACACGACGGCGGGCTGGCAGTACTGGACCGACCTGCAGAATCCGCCCGTCAGCGCGGCCTGGGCGCGTACGGAGGTCCGTACGCCGGCCGTTCCGCCGGGCACCGACAAGATCGCGTGGGGCCTGTCGGTCTACGGGGTGGGCACGCTCACCACCGACGACTACGCGCTGGAGGAGGTGGGCGCCGTCCCGCCGCAGCCGGCCTGTTCGGGGACGGCGGAGGAGTGCGCCAAGGGCAAGTGGCAGGTGATCCCGGCGCAGAATCCGGTGCGTTCGATGCACGCGGTCGTGCTGAAGAACGGCAAGGTGCTGCTGATCGCGGGCTCGGGCAACGACATAGCCCAGTTCAACGCCGGTACCTTCACCTCCGCCGTGTACGACCCGGCGAACGGGTCCTTCAGGACGATCCCGACCCCCGTCGACATGTTCTGCTCGGGCCATGTGCAGCTGGCGGACGGCCGGGTGCTGGTGATGAGCGGCAACAAGGGGTATCCGTCGGCCGACGGCAAGATCGGCTACCAGGGGCTGAAGGACTCGTACACCTTCGACCCGGCGACCGAGAAGTACACCAGGACCAACGACATGAACGGCGGGCACTGGTACCCGTCGGCGACGATCCTCGGCAACGGTGACGTGATCTCCTTCGGCGGGCTGAAGGAGGACTCCACGGGTAATGTGACGGCGGAGAAGTTCTCGGCGGCGCAGAACAAGTGGCTGCCGATGAACGAGGTCAACCAGACCTGGTCGTACTGGGGCCTGTACCCGTCGATGATCCTCATGCAGGACGGGCGGCTCTTCTACTCGGGCAGCCACACCTTCGGCAACGGTACGCAGGGCACCGGGGCCTCGATCTACGACTACGGCGCCAACACCATCACCGACGTGCCGGGCCTGCGGAACAAGGACGAGCGCGACGAGTCGGCGAGCGTGCTGCTGCCCCCGGCCCAGGACCAGCGGGTGCTGACCATCGGCGGCGGCAACAACGAGCGCAATCCGGCGGCCAACCGGCTCACCGACATCATCGACCTCAAGCAGCCCAGCCCCGCCTACACGGCCGGCCCGCCGATCCCGCAGGGCCTGGTCGACCAGGGCCAGGGCAAGCGGCCGCAGACCGGTGCCGAGGGCAAGATGTTCGTGTCGGCGGTGCTGCTGCCGGACGGCAAGGTGCTGGAGACCGGCGGCGGGCTGCACGACCGGGCCGACCCGGTCTTCGAGGCCTCCTTCTTCGACCCGGCGACCAACACCTACCAGCCGGGTCTCGCCACCGACCCGATCCCGCGGACCTACCACTCGGCGTCGTTCCTGATGCCGGACGGCCGGGTCATGTCGGTCGGCGACAACCCGGGCAACGGGACGTACAACCACAACGTGTCGATCTACACGCCGCCCTATCTCTTCAAGGGCGCCCGCCCGCAGATCACCTCGGTGATCGACACGCAGTGGGTGTACGGGGACACGCAGCGGATCACCGTCAACCGGCCGGTCGCCAAGGCGGAATTGATCCGTCCGGCAGCGGTCACCCACTCCTCGGACCCGAACCAGAGGTTCGTGGACCTGCCCATGACCGTCGACGGGAACAACATCGACCTGAACGTCACCAGCAACCCCAACCTGGCGCCGCCCGGCTGGTACATGCTCTTCGCGGTCGACGCGAACGGCATCCCGTCGATCGCCACCTGGGTCCACCTCGGCGGCCCGTCCGCGCTGGCGGCCACCCAGGAGCAGCCCTCCGCGCACGAGCACACCTTCGCCGACAAGCTGGGGCCGGCCAAGGAGAACCCGGCCGAGCGGGACTCCGCCCCGGTCGCGCCGAGCGTGGCCGGCTGCGACCGGCACTACGGCACGGTCAACGTGTGCGTACCGACCCGCTTCCCGGCCGAGGTGCAGGCGACGGCGAAGGCCCGCTGCGACTGGCTGGCCTCCCACAAGTACCCGAAGCGCCTCAAGGTCAACGGCAGCGATCCGCTGCGCCTTGACCCCGACCGCGACGGCTACGCCTGCTGA
- a CDS encoding ArnT family glycosyltransferase: MTATLPTATDPQPETRTEPDRRTPAAGGLGVRPPAPARPLVRFRSSRPDLLLCGALLLVIVLVQGWNITNFPTLSDDEGTYLAQAWAVQQGDGLAHYTYWYDHPPLGWIQIAGLTYLPSLFVPDWMTVAPMRFSMLAVSAASSVLLYVLARRLWLPRWAAGLAMALFGLSPLSVVLQREIFLDNLAVMWMLLAFCLAASPSRHLWHHFGSGLAAATAVLTKETMLVVLPALLVTMWRHSHRDTRKFAVTGAITACALIGLSYPLYALLNGELLPGSGHVSLIDGITYQMGREGSGFILTPGSGSNGVFRSWLYYDTVLPLGGLAGAVLLLATIPWSVTARALAGPALAAVILAAVAMRPSGYLPAMYVIQALPFLALVLAGGAASITHAVLRRRRGPGERRSRVWARWALVGVLAASAAVYVLPRWYDGNRTALTVDANAPYRQAAAWLGSEVADPANTRVLLDDALWLDAVHHGFEPGPGAIWFYKADLDPAVTRTLPRGWQDIDYVVSSPTVRRDAVNLPNVKAALEHSAVVAVFGSGEDRIEIRRTDRTDRVGGADRTSGS, translated from the coding sequence GTGACCGCCACCCTGCCCACGGCCACTGATCCCCAGCCAGAGACCCGCACCGAACCGGACCGGCGGACGCCCGCCGCCGGCGGCCTCGGCGTGCGCCCGCCCGCGCCCGCCCGGCCCCTCGTGCGCTTCCGCTCCTCCCGCCCCGACCTGCTGCTGTGCGGCGCCCTGCTGCTGGTGATCGTGCTGGTCCAGGGCTGGAACATCACGAACTTCCCGACCCTGAGCGATGACGAGGGCACCTACCTCGCGCAGGCCTGGGCCGTCCAGCAGGGCGACGGCCTCGCCCACTACACGTACTGGTACGACCATCCGCCGCTCGGCTGGATCCAGATCGCGGGCCTGACGTACCTGCCGTCGCTCTTCGTGCCCGACTGGATGACCGTCGCGCCGATGCGGTTCTCGATGCTCGCCGTCTCCGCCGCCTCCTCCGTGCTCCTGTACGTCCTGGCGCGCCGGCTGTGGCTGCCGCGCTGGGCGGCCGGGCTCGCGATGGCCCTCTTCGGGCTGTCGCCGCTCTCCGTGGTCCTCCAGCGGGAGATCTTCCTCGACAACCTCGCCGTGATGTGGATGCTGCTGGCCTTCTGCCTCGCCGCGTCCCCGAGCCGCCACCTGTGGCACCACTTCGGATCCGGGCTGGCGGCCGCCACCGCCGTCCTGACCAAGGAGACGATGCTGGTGGTGCTCCCGGCACTGCTGGTGACCATGTGGCGCCACAGCCACCGTGACACCCGCAAGTTCGCGGTCACCGGAGCGATCACCGCCTGTGCGCTGATCGGGCTGTCGTACCCGCTGTACGCCCTGCTCAACGGTGAGCTGCTGCCCGGCTCCGGGCACGTGTCGCTCATCGACGGCATCACCTACCAGATGGGCCGCGAGGGCTCCGGCTTCATCCTCACGCCCGGGTCCGGCTCCAACGGCGTCTTCCGGTCCTGGCTCTACTACGACACCGTCCTGCCGCTCGGCGGGCTGGCCGGCGCCGTCCTGCTGCTCGCCACCATCCCCTGGTCCGTCACCGCACGCGCGCTGGCCGGCCCCGCACTCGCCGCCGTGATCCTCGCCGCCGTCGCGATGCGGCCCTCCGGCTACCTGCCGGCGATGTACGTGATCCAGGCGCTGCCGTTCCTTGCGCTCGTCCTCGCCGGGGGCGCGGCCAGCATCACGCACGCCGTGCTGCGCCGCCGCCGCGGTCCGGGCGAGCGCCGGTCGCGGGTGTGGGCGCGGTGGGCGCTGGTCGGCGTCCTCGCGGCGTCGGCCGCCGTGTACGTGCTGCCGCGCTGGTACGACGGCAACCGCACCGCGCTGACGGTCGACGCGAACGCCCCGTACCGGCAGGCCGCGGCCTGGCTCGGCAGCGAGGTGGCCGATCCGGCGAACACCCGGGTGCTGCTGGACGACGCGCTCTGGCTGGACGCGGTGCACCACGGCTTCGAGCCGGGGCCCGGCGCGATCTGGTTCTACAAGGCGGACCTCGACCCGGCCGTCACCAGGACCCTGCCGCGGGGCTGGCAGGACATCGACTACGTGGTCTCCTCGCCCACCGTGCGCCGTGACGCGGTGAACCTGCCCAACGTGAAGGCGGCGCTGGAGCACTCGGCGGTGGTGGCGGTCTTCGGGTCGGGCGAGGACCGCATCGAGATACGCAGGACCGACAGGACCGACCGTGTCGGCGGTGCCGACCGTACGAGTGGGAGCTGA